AACGGTCGAAGTCGACGCTTTCCAGCGATTCACCAGAGCCGGTATTTTTGATTGTGGGCGGCTTTAGTCTATTACTCCGAGAAAGCTATCAGTTAATCCTTAAATAACGCTTTCAAACAAAAGATCGTCAATACTGTCGAATAGTATTATAGTGTCGAAGAGGGTGTCATAGAACGAGTAGCACACCAAAGAGCAGGGTGAACGCTGAGGTGGATGAGTCCAGCGACCCTGCAAGATGATCCTTCGGTAGAGTCGTTCTTCAATGTCGTGGAGACGGAAACGTTAGCGTTGTTTGAGCACCTCTCCTTCGAGTTTCTCGAAGGGTTCGACGTGTTCGCCCCGGCAAAGACGGGGCGAACACGAGACCACGAACCACCAGAGCTGATGCGTGGCTTTCTCCACTGCTACTACAAGGACATTTACGGCATTCGTCCGGTTGAGCGGGAGCTTCGGAACACGGTTGTTTGGCTGAGCTGTGGCTTCGATCGACCGCCGTCGAGAGACGCGGTCGATCGCTTTCTCACCGACCTCGAACACGTCGTCAACGAGGTCTTTGACCGACTCGTCGAGCAGGCCGCCCGACGCGGCCTGCTCGACTTGACCTACTGTATCGATTCAACCGACGTGAGGGCGATGCCCACCGATCCAGACGCGTCGAAGTGCTACGATCCAACCGACGACGAGTACTACTACGGCTACGGTTGCACGATCGTCTCGACCGGGCAAAAGATCCCGATTGCAGCCGAGTTCACCGAGAGCAAACAAGCACCGGAAGAGACGGCGATGCGCGTCACACGTGACGCGCTCGCCGTTGAGCAACCAATCTGGATGGTTGGTGACAGCGCCTACGACACGCTCGACTGGCACGACCACCTGCTGACCGCAGGGGTCGTGCCAGTCGCTCCGTACAACGCGCGAAACACTGATGACCCGAAAGACATCGAGTACAGGATCGAAGACCGCATCGAGGAACACAGTGAGGGCGTCCAGCTGAAGCAATCAATCCTAGACGAGACGTACAACCGCCGTACTGGCGTCGAACGAACCAACGAATCAGTGAAGGACTGCGGCCTCGGGCGAACGCACGCCCGAGGCCGCGTCCACGCACGATCGCAGGTGTTTCTTGCTCTGTGCCTTCGCCTCGTCGTCGCTATCACCAACTACGAACGCGGAGACAATCCGGGAAGCACGATCATCACGGTGTGACAAGAGTTCTATGACACCCTCGTGTCGAAGTGAACGGACGTGTTTAGTTAAGCGTGAAAAGTGGGTGGGAGCATTCGTCTTTAGTTAGGCCTCACTCCTCGGTTGCGTAGCGGTAGCGAGCGTCTCTTGGAGAATCGGTCGTTGCTGATGGATTTTTTGTGCGTCCTCGAGTAGCCGTTCTAACAACGGTGGCGGCGAGTAGCCGAGGTACTCGCCAAGTTCGTGGAGGATGAGCTGGGCGTGCGACCGGAAGGTCGCCGCCCAGCGTTCCGGCGGAAACACGATTTCGTCGTCGGCTTGCTCGGTGACCAGATCCAACAGATCACGGCTCACCAGCAGCGACAGCAACGCTGCGTACACCAGAATCTCCACGATGTACGTCTTGCTCGTATCGAACTCATCCAGATTGTACTGCGTCTTCAGCTCACGAAACAGCAGTTCTACTTCCCACCGACATCGATAAATCGTCGCTAGATCTGCCGGCAGAAACTCCTCTCTCGGCAGATTCGTTATGTAGAGATGGTAGTCGTCGGCGTCCTCGTCACGGACGCCGACGACACGGAACGTCTTGCTATCGTACGATTGCGTGCCTGCGTACTCTCGTCGATGAAACGTCGCTTCTACCTCAACATCAATGTACTCTCGGTGGAGATCGTCCACGACATCTTGGATCTGTTCACCTTCCAAGGGAATGGCGTCGCCACGCCATTCCCGCAATTCCGCCGTTATTTCCGGGTTTGCGTTCGGTTTCAGCCGGCTCACGAAGTAGCCGTCATTCTCATCAATCAGCGCAAAGCGGCGGTACTTGAAGTCTGCTTGATCGAACAGCACCAACCGATCTTCCAGCCACGATCCCGTGGAAAACTCGGTGCTGCCGTGTGTTTTCTCGTCAGTGACGCTGAACCGATCAATCGTCTGGTCGGTGACGTTGTGGACCAGGTCGAGTCGCGCTCCACCCTGCTCCCCTCGCCGAGGTTCGAACTCATCTGGGAGAAGCCGATGCAACCGCAACACGGTTCCATCGGCGATCATCACGTAGTCACCTTCGGAGTTAGGCGTCAGCTCAACTATCGGATTCGGAACCACATTGACAACTGGTTCCAAACTGTGACCATGCGAATTGACCGCTTTCACGTGCTCTGGCGCGGCAGTCAATTCAGCGCGAAACAGTGATTACGACGCTTCAGACACTACTGCAACCACGAGCGGCCGTACCAAGCACTTGATGGCAAAGCTCCAGCCGATGTCATCCAGAACTAGACAGTGCCGCCTCAATGATATTTCCCGTTTCTACATCAAGTTCTAGTGTCGGTTTCCTTGCGTTTTCGTTTAGTCCCGCGGTAGAGCAGAATAGGCGGCCATTATAAGACCAAATTCGGCGATATGTATACTGTACTCCGGTATCGTCAGTTCTCGATTGAGCTGTCCAGGCGACCTTGCCACCGGATTTAATGGCAAGTAGATTTCGGGTCGGTTCAAGACTTGGAATATCTGTTATATCCATGTTCATTTCGGGATCGAGAACCATCACCAGCACACCGTTGACTGGCAATATATCTCTGACTCTACTGGGGAGTTGTAGTTCGGTATTTGGGCCCTCAATCCGTCCTTGATAGTCTACCTGACAATCGAATTCTGGGAAGGCGGTCACCTGATGTGCCTCATCTGTGGACTCTCTACTGTCTTCGGCCGATAGAGAGCTTTTTCCGGTGTCGTACTTCAATGTCACCGTCACGAAACACTCCGGGGGGAGCCAATCAACGCCGTCTTGATCCGTCCACGACAAGTGAAATGGCTCCAAGTGTATGCGGCCCTGAAATTCGCCTTCGCTCAACGATTCGAGACCGAGCATTGTTCCGCCTGCAATCATTTCACCCCGGAGTTCGTGACGTGTCATTGTGGGGCTTGAAATGTCACCGTTCCCCTGTGGCTGAGATGTGATTTCGATGTCAACTTGGTACCATGCACCCACATTTTGGCCACGCACAGGCAGTAAATCTGAATGTATCTCGATGTTTATCGCCTCACCAGCCCCTGAGAACTTGCAAAAACCATCTTGTGTGGTCCTCTCAAACACCGAAACTCCCCTAA
The Haloarcula sp. CBA1129 genome window above contains:
- a CDS encoding transposase, with protein sequence MSPATLQDDPSVESFFNVVETETLALFEHLSFEFLEGFDVFAPAKTGRTRDHEPPELMRGFLHCYYKDIYGIRPVERELRNTVVWLSCGFDRPPSRDAVDRFLTDLEHVVNEVFDRLVEQAARRGLLDLTYCIDSTDVRAMPTDPDASKCYDPTDDEYYYGYGCTIVSTGQKIPIAAEFTESKQAPEETAMRVTRDALAVEQPIWMVGDSAYDTLDWHDHLLTAGVVPVAPYNARNTDDPKDIEYRIEDRIEEHSEGVQLKQSILDETYNRRTGVERTNESVKDCGLGRTHARGRVHARSQVFLALCLRLVVAITNYERGDNPGSTIITV